A genomic region of Roseateles amylovorans contains the following coding sequences:
- the cas3 gene encoding CRISPR-associated helicase Cas3': MDLKEGPTEAICQGGLTMEQGAPGRFTSLPPAARIVWAKSDDGAGHGLLAHLLDVAAVAEVLLAHEPAATRDMAAQALGLATEATGRWLAALVGLHDFGKAIPGFQAKWQAGYERDLAAGLPFVTKSLACDQHSLATAALLTPSLQRLSGAERQWCCHVVQAVSAHHGYHFSRSELKRGTPLREGPGWQEARQSLIHVYWSVLAPPGRPNASALDLPMVNWLAGLTSVADWIASNPEWFPLGERCDDLAAYYADAQTLAQNALQQIGWRPHRPLLTSSDEVHALLARIVDRPGIQPRPLQQVGDELLKEAQGPALLLVEAPMGEGKTELAFLAHLRLQALNHHRGLYVALPTQATGNALFKRAETFLRAFAPGALDVQLVHGGAAMNEDLAALRDIDHSRNETLSASVWFGQRRRPLLSPYGVGTVDQTLYAVLNVKHHFVRMWGLSNRVVVLDEIHAYDTYTLNLIITLLRWLKALRCSVVLMSATLPRARCQELLKAWGLTTPAPQLAYPRLMLADDAGVQGRHVAARPLAPIALHGLDSGIEALAEVALAQLEAGGCGALIVNTVARAQALYLMLKARLSESDRSTDTQLLLFHARFPADERGDLEKSVLSLFGAGGVRPARALLVATQVAEQSLDIDFDFLLSDLAPVDLLLQRAGRLHRHERPQRPAAHRDARLWVAGLLPGRLPEMKQTAWGYVYDPYILGRTWALLTRESVLHLPQDIDRLVQAVYDINHELPDDLDTEARKFVEIDAYGEYRAEVKSQLQRAFDIALDPSAEAQLAYDGKPHGHEEDEAGLGLTNTTRLGPESITLIPVVVDDQGRWHVREGDAGFDPEQPLDGLTARALYNRQLKVSRKGVVQRCKAMRLPVAFESHPLLRQAFALRIQAGRTIDPGLTMSLSPELGLQFGDGREADKTQEGAA; this comes from the coding sequence ATGGACCTCAAAGAAGGTCCGACCGAGGCGATCTGTCAGGGAGGGCTGACGATGGAACAGGGAGCGCCTGGCCGATTCACATCCTTGCCGCCTGCGGCAAGGATTGTTTGGGCCAAGAGCGATGACGGGGCTGGCCATGGGCTGCTGGCTCACTTGCTGGATGTGGCTGCCGTGGCCGAGGTGTTGCTGGCGCATGAGCCGGCGGCCACGCGAGACATGGCGGCGCAAGCGCTGGGATTGGCCACTGAAGCTACAGGCCGGTGGCTTGCCGCATTGGTGGGACTGCACGACTTTGGGAAGGCCATTCCTGGATTCCAGGCAAAGTGGCAGGCGGGCTATGAGCGGGACCTCGCTGCAGGACTGCCCTTCGTCACCAAGTCGCTGGCCTGCGATCAGCATTCGCTGGCCACCGCCGCACTCTTGACGCCTTCGCTGCAACGACTGAGCGGCGCGGAACGGCAATGGTGTTGCCATGTCGTGCAGGCTGTCAGTGCGCATCATGGCTATCACTTTTCGCGTTCCGAACTCAAGCGGGGAACGCCGCTGCGAGAAGGGCCGGGCTGGCAGGAGGCCAGGCAGTCGCTGATTCATGTCTATTGGTCGGTGCTTGCGCCGCCAGGTCGACCCAACGCTTCTGCATTGGATCTGCCCATGGTGAACTGGCTCGCCGGTCTCACGAGTGTGGCGGACTGGATCGCCTCCAACCCCGAGTGGTTCCCACTGGGCGAACGCTGCGACGACTTGGCTGCCTATTACGCCGATGCGCAGACGCTGGCGCAGAACGCGCTGCAGCAAATCGGCTGGCGACCTCATCGCCCACTCCTGACGTCGTCAGACGAGGTCCATGCCTTGTTGGCCCGGATCGTGGACCGCCCCGGCATTCAGCCCAGGCCGTTGCAACAGGTCGGGGACGAATTGCTGAAGGAGGCGCAGGGGCCGGCGCTGCTGCTCGTGGAGGCGCCGATGGGGGAAGGCAAGACTGAACTGGCCTTCCTGGCGCATTTGCGTCTGCAGGCGCTCAATCACCATCGGGGGCTCTATGTGGCGCTGCCAACGCAGGCCACCGGAAATGCACTGTTCAAGCGTGCCGAGACCTTCTTGCGCGCTTTTGCGCCAGGTGCGCTGGATGTTCAGCTCGTCCACGGCGGTGCGGCCATGAACGAAGACCTGGCCGCCTTGCGGGACATCGATCATTCGCGAAACGAAACGCTCTCCGCAAGCGTCTGGTTTGGCCAGAGACGACGACCGTTGCTGTCACCGTATGGCGTGGGCACGGTGGATCAGACGCTGTATGCGGTGCTCAATGTGAAGCATCACTTCGTGCGGATGTGGGGGTTGAGCAATCGGGTCGTGGTGCTGGATGAGATTCATGCGTACGACACCTACACCCTGAACCTGATCATCACCCTGCTGCGCTGGCTCAAAGCCTTGCGTTGCTCGGTGGTGCTGATGAGTGCGACCCTGCCCCGTGCGCGCTGCCAGGAGCTGCTCAAGGCGTGGGGCTTGACGACGCCAGCACCTCAACTGGCCTACCCGCGACTGATGTTGGCAGACGATGCCGGCGTTCAGGGGCGCCACGTAGCAGCGCGGCCATTGGCGCCGATTGCGCTGCATGGCTTGGACAGTGGCATCGAGGCTTTGGCCGAAGTGGCATTGGCGCAGCTTGAAGCGGGCGGCTGTGGGGCGCTCATCGTCAATACCGTGGCGAGGGCGCAGGCGTTGTATCTGATGCTGAAGGCCCGGCTCTCCGAATCCGATCGATCGACCGACACCCAGCTGCTGTTGTTCCACGCCCGCTTTCCTGCCGACGAACGAGGTGATCTGGAAAAGAGTGTCCTGTCGTTGTTTGGCGCTGGAGGCGTGCGACCTGCACGTGCTCTCCTGGTGGCGACACAGGTGGCCGAGCAATCGCTGGACATTGATTTCGACTTCTTGCTCAGTGATCTGGCGCCCGTCGACCTCTTGTTGCAACGCGCCGGGCGGCTTCATCGACATGAACGCCCGCAAAGACCGGCCGCCCACCGTGACGCGCGCCTCTGGGTGGCGGGACTACTACCCGGTCGCTTGCCGGAAATGAAGCAGACCGCCTGGGGCTATGTCTATGACCCCTACATCCTGGGCCGCACCTGGGCGCTGCTCACCCGTGAATCGGTTCTGCACTTGCCTCAGGACATTGATCGCCTGGTTCAAGCCGTGTACGACATCAATCACGAGTTGCCCGACGACCTGGATACCGAGGCGAGGAAGTTTGTCGAGATTGATGCCTATGGCGAGTACCGCGCCGAGGTGAAGTCCCAACTGCAGCGGGCTTTCGACATTGCACTGGATCCGTCTGCAGAAGCGCAATTGGCATATGACGGCAAGCCGCACGGTCATGAGGAAGATGAAGCCGGGTTGGGGTTGACCAATACCACGCGGCTGGGTCCGGAATCCATCACCTTGATCCCGGTGGTGGTCGATGACCAGGGGCGGTGGCATGTCCGTGAGGGCGATGCGGGATTCGATCCTGAGCAGCCTTTGGATGGATTGACGGCGCGAGCGCTCTACAACCGTCAACTCAAAGTGAGTCGCAAGGGCGTGGTGCAACGATGCAAAGCAATGAGACTGCCAGTCGCATTCGAGAGCCATCCGCTGTTGAGGCAGGCATTTGCGCTGCGGATCCAAGCGGGGCGGACCATTGATCCTGGATTGACGATGAGTCTGAGCCCTGAACTGGGATTGCAATTCGGTGATGGACGAGAGGCTGACAAAACACAGGAAGGAGCGGCATGA
- the aceA gene encoding isocitrate lyase: protein MSTPTREQQIAALEKDWAENPRWNGIQRGYSAADVVRLRGSLPIEHTLAKRGAEKLWNLVNTEPFVNSLGALTGNQAMQQVKAGLKAIYLSGWQVAGDANSNGEMYPDQSLYSVDSVPKVVRKINATFKRADEIQWSEGKNDIDYFAPIVADAEAGFGGVLNAFELMKAMIEAGASGVHFEDQLAAAKKCGHMGGKVLVPTREAVAKLVAARLAADTMGVPTVLLARTDAEAGDLVTSDIDDNDKAFCTGERTVEGFFRTRNGLEQAISRGLAYAPYADMIWCETGKPDLAFAKAFAEAIHAKFPGKLLAYNCSPSFNWKKNLDDATIAKFQRELGAMGYKFQFITLAGFHSLNYSMFNLAYGYARNNMSAFVELQEAEFAAAEKGFTAVKHQREVGTGYFDAVTTTIEAQASTAALKGSTEDEQFFDAKRAVGT, encoded by the coding sequence ATGAGCACCCCCACCCGTGAACAGCAGATCGCCGCCCTCGAGAAGGACTGGGCCGAGAACCCGCGTTGGAATGGCATCCAGCGGGGCTACAGCGCCGCGGACGTGGTCCGGCTGCGCGGCTCGCTGCCGATCGAGCACACGCTGGCCAAGCGCGGCGCGGAGAAGCTGTGGAACCTGGTGAACACCGAGCCGTTCGTCAACTCGCTGGGCGCGCTGACCGGCAACCAGGCGATGCAGCAGGTCAAGGCCGGCCTGAAGGCCATCTATCTGTCGGGCTGGCAGGTGGCGGGCGATGCCAACAGCAACGGCGAGATGTATCCCGACCAATCGTTGTACTCGGTGGATTCGGTGCCGAAGGTGGTGCGCAAGATCAACGCCACCTTCAAGCGTGCGGACGAGATCCAGTGGAGCGAGGGCAAGAATGACATCGACTACTTCGCGCCGATCGTGGCGGATGCGGAGGCCGGCTTCGGCGGCGTGCTCAATGCCTTCGAGCTGATGAAGGCGATGATCGAGGCGGGCGCGTCGGGCGTTCACTTCGAGGACCAGCTGGCGGCGGCCAAGAAGTGTGGCCACATGGGTGGCAAGGTGCTGGTGCCCACGCGTGAAGCGGTGGCCAAGCTGGTGGCGGCGCGTCTGGCGGCCGACACCATGGGCGTGCCGACGGTGCTGCTGGCGCGCACCGATGCGGAAGCCGGCGACCTGGTCACCAGCGACATCGACGACAACGACAAGGCGTTCTGCACCGGCGAGCGCACGGTCGAAGGCTTCTTCCGCACCCGCAACGGCCTGGAGCAGGCCATCAGCCGCGGCCTGGCCTATGCGCCGTATGCGGACATGATCTGGTGCGAGACCGGCAAGCCGGACCTGGCCTTTGCGAAGGCCTTTGCCGAGGCCATTCATGCCAAGTTCCCGGGCAAGCTGCTGGCCTACAACTGCTCGCCCAGCTTCAACTGGAAGAAGAATCTGGACGACGCGACGATTGCCAAGTTCCAGCGCGAGCTGGGCGCGATGGGCTACAAGTTCCAGTTCATCACGCTGGCCGGCTTCCACAGCCTGAACTACTCGATGTTCAACCTGGCCTACGGCTATGCGCGCAACAACATGAGCGCGTTCGTGGAACTGCAGGAGGCCGAATTCGCCGCGGCGGAAAAGGGCTTCACCGCGGTGAAGCATCAGCGCGAGGTGGGCACCGGCTACTTCGATGCGGTCACGACCACGATCGAAGCGCAGGCGTCGACCGCTGCGCTGAAGGGGTCGACGGAGGATGAGCAGTTCTTCGATGCAAAGCGTGCGGTTGGAACTTAA
- the cas1e gene encoding type I-E CRISPR-associated endonuclease Cas1e, protein MLPPLKPLPIKDRVSMVFVQYGQIDVLDGAFVLIDKTGVRTHIPVGSVACIMLEPGTRVSHAAVRLASLVGTLLVWVGESGVRLYASGQPGGARADRLLYQAKLALDDDLRLKVVRKMYELRFGEPAPARRSVDQLRGIEGARVRATYKRLAEEHRVKWRARNYDQQAWDAADVPNRCLSAATACLYGITEAAVLAAGYAPAIGFIHTGKPLSFVYDVADVYKFETVVPLAFAIAAKEPEEPERAVRIACRDRFRQSKLLERLIPGMEEMLGAGGIQPPEAPPESVAPAIPVPAGIGDAGHRSQ, encoded by the coding sequence CTGCTGCCGCCATTGAAGCCGCTGCCGATCAAGGACAGGGTGTCGATGGTGTTCGTCCAGTACGGGCAGATCGATGTGCTGGATGGTGCGTTTGTCCTCATCGATAAGACCGGCGTGCGGACGCACATCCCGGTCGGGTCGGTGGCCTGCATCATGCTGGAGCCGGGGACGCGGGTGTCCCATGCGGCGGTGCGACTGGCTTCGCTGGTGGGCACGCTGCTCGTCTGGGTGGGGGAGTCTGGCGTGCGTTTGTATGCCAGCGGGCAACCCGGAGGTGCTCGCGCCGATCGATTGCTGTACCAAGCGAAGCTGGCGCTGGATGATGACTTGCGGCTGAAGGTCGTGCGCAAGATGTATGAGTTGCGCTTCGGAGAGCCTGCGCCAGCGCGCCGAAGTGTCGATCAGCTGCGCGGCATCGAGGGCGCCCGCGTGCGGGCCACCTACAAACGGCTCGCAGAAGAACACCGGGTGAAGTGGCGTGCGCGGAACTACGACCAGCAGGCTTGGGACGCGGCCGATGTGCCGAATCGATGCTTGTCCGCGGCGACCGCGTGTCTCTACGGCATCACCGAGGCGGCGGTGCTGGCGGCGGGCTACGCGCCGGCGATTGGCTTCATCCATACGGGTAAGCCGCTGTCGTTTGTCTATGACGTGGCCGATGTCTACAAGTTCGAGACCGTGGTGCCGTTGGCATTTGCCATCGCGGCGAAGGAGCCAGAGGAGCCGGAGCGCGCGGTTCGCATCGCCTGTCGCGACCGCTTCAGGCAGAGCAAATTGCTCGAGCGACTCATTCCCGGCATGGAGGAGATGCTGGGAGCGGGCGGCATTCAACCACCGGAGGCTCCGCCGGAGTCGGTCGCTCCGGCCATTCCCGTGCCTGCCGGCATTGGGGATGCGGGTCATCGGAGTCAGTAG
- the cas7e gene encoding type I-E CRISPR-associated protein Cas7/Cse4/CasC yields the protein MSLFLEFHLIQNFAPSNLNRDDTGAPKDAVFGGQRRARVSSQCFKRAVRLAASEHELLPAANRGVRTKKLKQLLIERLSGRDAQEAAAKIEVALAGAGLKLKDDGKTEYLLFLGEGEIAALADLIDQHWDELVVSTEKKSKKDAKSDVTPAIGKKVKALMDGGKAVDVALFGRMLADMPSVNQDAACQVAHAISTHRVEREFDYFTAVDDKGDEDETGAGMIGQVEFNSATFYRYAVLDLHKLQANLQADRELALSAVQAFTLAMARAVPSGKQNSFAAHNPPEFVGVCLRHAAPMNLANAFERPVAARRDDSLSAQSVRELAGYEAKLGAVYGTAEDQWLTLDLSGQWPAARGTAQPTLQALAQSVQALAAQALSVQGS from the coding sequence ATGAGCCTGTTCCTCGAATTCCATCTGATCCAGAACTTCGCCCCATCCAATCTGAACCGTGATGACACCGGTGCCCCCAAGGATGCGGTGTTTGGTGGTCAACGGCGCGCGCGCGTCAGCAGCCAGTGCTTCAAGCGCGCCGTCCGTTTGGCGGCCTCCGAGCATGAGCTGCTGCCGGCCGCCAACCGTGGCGTGCGCACCAAGAAGCTCAAGCAGCTGCTGATCGAGCGACTGTCGGGACGTGATGCGCAGGAGGCGGCCGCCAAGATCGAAGTCGCATTGGCCGGAGCGGGGTTGAAGCTCAAGGATGATGGAAAGACCGAGTACCTGCTGTTCCTGGGCGAGGGTGAGATTGCCGCGTTGGCCGATCTCATCGATCAGCACTGGGATGAGTTGGTGGTGAGCACCGAGAAGAAGAGCAAAAAGGACGCCAAGTCGGACGTGACCCCTGCGATCGGCAAGAAGGTGAAGGCGCTGATGGACGGTGGCAAGGCGGTGGATGTGGCGCTTTTCGGTCGCATGCTGGCGGACATGCCTTCGGTGAATCAGGACGCGGCGTGTCAGGTGGCGCACGCCATCAGCACCCATCGGGTGGAGCGTGAGTTCGATTACTTCACTGCGGTGGACGACAAGGGCGACGAGGATGAGACCGGCGCCGGCATGATCGGTCAGGTGGAGTTCAATTCGGCGACGTTCTACCGGTATGCGGTGCTCGATCTGCACAAGCTGCAAGCCAATCTGCAGGCGGACCGTGAATTGGCCTTGTCTGCGGTGCAGGCGTTCACGTTGGCCATGGCGCGGGCCGTCCCAAGCGGCAAGCAGAACAGCTTCGCCGCGCACAATCCGCCGGAGTTTGTGGGGGTGTGTCTACGTCATGCCGCGCCGATGAACCTGGCTAATGCCTTCGAAAGGCCAGTGGCGGCACGGCGTGACGACTCGCTGAGTGCCCAATCGGTGCGGGAGCTGGCGGGCTATGAGGCCAAGTTGGGTGCGGTGTATGGCACGGCGGAGGACCAATGGCTGACGCTGGATCTATCGGGTCAATGGCCAGCCGCCCGCGGCACAGCGCAGCCCACGCTCCAGGCACTGGCTCAAAGCGTTCAGGCGCTGGCTGCGCAGGCGCTGTCGGTGCAAGGGAGTTGA
- the cas6e gene encoding type I-E CRISPR-associated protein Cas6/Cse3/CasE: MYLTQLRLDPRSPQARRDLANAYDMHRTLVRGFVREEQSPVPRFLWRLETNRAGDAPVVLVQSSAASDWSFMSEFSGYLRDTETPVTKSFDPSSLLQSEKRYRFRLVANPTVTRQGQRHGLVGEDMQLAWLHRQGERHGFTVEAAMVSHSDTLRGRKAETRVSLLQVQFDGVLRVGDPAAVVSAVASGIGHGKAFGCGLLSLARCP; encoded by the coding sequence ATGTACCTGACCCAGCTGCGGCTTGATCCGCGCAGCCCGCAGGCCCGACGGGACCTGGCCAATGCCTATGACATGCACCGCACCTTGGTGCGCGGTTTCGTTCGGGAGGAACAGTCGCCCGTGCCACGTTTCCTCTGGCGTCTGGAAACCAATCGGGCTGGCGACGCTCCAGTCGTTCTCGTTCAATCCAGTGCGGCGTCGGATTGGTCGTTCATGTCCGAATTCAGTGGCTACCTACGCGACACTGAAACGCCTGTCACCAAGTCATTCGACCCGTCGTCCCTCTTGCAGTCGGAGAAGCGCTATCGATTTCGGTTGGTGGCTAATCCCACGGTGACTCGGCAGGGACAGCGTCATGGCCTGGTGGGCGAGGACATGCAACTGGCGTGGTTGCATCGACAGGGCGAACGCCATGGATTCACCGTGGAAGCCGCAATGGTGAGCCACAGCGACACGCTGCGCGGCCGCAAGGCGGAGACGCGGGTGAGCCTGCTTCAGGTGCAGTTCGACGGTGTGCTTCGTGTGGGCGATCCGGCCGCCGTGGTGAGCGCGGTGGCATCGGGAATCGGACATGGCAAGGCCTTTGGCTGTGGCTTGCTGAGCCTCGCGCGGTGTCCGTGA
- the cas2e gene encoding type I-E CRISPR-associated endoribonuclease Cas2e, producing the protein MGMLVVVTEAVPPRLRGRLAIWLLEVRAGVYIGDVSRRTREMIWHQLVEGHEGGNVVMAWASRSETGFEFQTLGANRREPVDYDGLRLVSFRPQDPDAL; encoded by the coding sequence ATGGGCATGTTGGTCGTGGTGACGGAGGCCGTTCCGCCGCGGCTGCGAGGGCGTTTGGCGATCTGGTTGCTGGAGGTGCGCGCTGGGGTCTACATCGGTGATGTGAGTCGTCGGACGAGGGAAATGATCTGGCACCAGTTGGTTGAAGGCCACGAGGGCGGCAACGTCGTCATGGCCTGGGCCAGTCGCAGCGAGACCGGATTCGAGTTTCAGACCTTGGGCGCGAATCGTCGCGAGCCGGTGGACTACGACGGGCTTCGGCTGGTGTCGTTCAGGCCGCAGGATCCGGATGCTCTTTAA
- the casB gene encoding type I-E CRISPR-associated protein Cse2/CasB, giving the protein MSHDHHHAAAFVKHLQQLKERDRGALATLRHSLTFSPGDYPKAYPLVERFVGREWHANDARRLARYAVAGLFASHPVHQSCTLAAAWGQLMREKDRPSLEQRFIALLEADAEGVMSHLRQGVSLLAAAGQGFNYEVLLEDLGTALNERADPEFRDRLKRRWARDFYRAQQAEDEEGATTTDSASISNISVTNHN; this is encoded by the coding sequence ATGAGTCACGACCACCACCACGCCGCCGCATTTGTTAAGCACTTGCAGCAATTGAAGGAACGCGATCGCGGTGCGCTCGCCACCCTGCGCCACAGCCTGACGTTTTCCCCGGGCGACTACCCCAAGGCGTATCCACTTGTGGAGCGTTTTGTCGGCAGGGAGTGGCATGCGAATGACGCCCGCCGTTTGGCGCGTTACGCCGTGGCGGGCCTGTTCGCGTCTCACCCCGTCCACCAGTCCTGCACGCTCGCGGCGGCCTGGGGGCAATTGATGAGAGAAAAGGATCGTCCCAGCCTTGAACAGCGATTCATCGCGTTGCTGGAGGCTGATGCCGAAGGTGTGATGAGCCATCTGCGACAAGGCGTCAGCCTGCTGGCCGCGGCCGGGCAGGGCTTCAACTACGAGGTACTGCTCGAGGATTTGGGCACCGCATTGAACGAGCGCGCCGATCCTGAATTCCGCGATCGCCTCAAGCGTCGATGGGCCCGTGATTTCTACCGGGCACAGCAGGCGGAAGACGAAGAGGGCGCCACCACCACGGATAGCGCGTCGATTTCCAACATCTCTGTCACCAACCACAACTGA
- the casA gene encoding type I-E CRISPR-associated protein Cse1/CasA has translation MTSHYNLLDEPWLPVRFADATVRSVGLIGAIRHSKDITALAETAPPSLIAQYRLLLAIVHRALVRSRANWKDADRVTWFQHGLPIEEISAYLESLRDRFWLFDESHPFMQVAALAVADETREKRKPWTQISLASANGNAPVVFDHAVDAMPVAIDRAQAITHLLGYLQFTPGGLVKTLRDADKAGALVNTAAVLPVGETLAKTLCLALHPAPLPGQPTEDLPAWERPPLTLAELRGEPVLATGPNDRYTRQSRAVLLEAEPDGSVRWLRFAAGWALGEDPQKPDPMACYRAGSLGLVRVGFNEGRAVWRDLPALVPMPQGEATKGYQAAAVVDWAAGLRRMIADDRVHQPLLVAGLASDQAKLLRWRLEQVVLPQELLVLPDRAQELQVGVALAEELHRQLRYLASDLVAATLPDPSSKDTRNRARSMVDVGPLSTTFFAAAERDLPALMALIAKDDSDGADALWQGALRDAARLAWDRVIAVLGNSVVALRAEARIGYRLSALLRQQLPAAFPVSTRTQGA, from the coding sequence ATGACATCTCACTACAACCTGCTCGATGAACCTTGGTTGCCCGTCCGGTTTGCCGACGCCACGGTGCGGTCCGTGGGCTTGATCGGTGCGATCCGCCACAGCAAGGACATCACGGCGCTGGCCGAAACCGCACCGCCGAGCTTGATCGCGCAATACCGGCTGCTGCTTGCGATCGTGCACCGCGCGCTGGTTCGGTCGCGGGCCAACTGGAAAGATGCGGATCGTGTGACATGGTTCCAGCATGGCCTTCCCATCGAGGAGATAAGCGCCTATCTGGAGTCTTTGCGCGATCGCTTCTGGCTCTTCGACGAATCACATCCCTTCATGCAGGTGGCCGCTTTGGCTGTCGCCGACGAGACGCGTGAGAAGCGAAAGCCCTGGACGCAGATCTCGTTGGCCAGCGCCAATGGCAATGCACCGGTCGTGTTCGATCATGCAGTTGACGCCATGCCGGTGGCAATTGACCGAGCCCAGGCCATCACCCACCTGCTGGGCTACCTCCAGTTCACACCAGGGGGCTTGGTCAAGACACTGAGGGATGCGGACAAGGCGGGTGCACTCGTCAACACGGCGGCGGTACTGCCTGTTGGCGAGACCCTGGCGAAAACGTTGTGCCTCGCATTGCATCCAGCGCCGCTGCCCGGCCAGCCCACCGAGGACCTGCCCGCCTGGGAGCGCCCACCGCTGACCTTGGCCGAACTTCGCGGCGAACCGGTGCTGGCGACAGGCCCCAACGATCGCTACACCCGACAAAGCCGAGCTGTACTGCTGGAGGCGGAGCCAGATGGCAGCGTCCGTTGGCTGCGATTCGCCGCGGGCTGGGCGCTTGGGGAGGACCCCCAGAAGCCCGATCCGATGGCCTGTTATCGCGCAGGCAGCCTTGGCCTGGTTCGCGTTGGATTCAACGAGGGGCGGGCCGTCTGGCGGGATCTCCCGGCCCTGGTACCGATGCCACAAGGTGAGGCAACGAAAGGCTACCAGGCCGCAGCGGTGGTCGATTGGGCCGCCGGTCTGCGCCGAATGATCGCCGATGACCGCGTGCATCAACCGCTGTTGGTGGCAGGTCTTGCGAGTGACCAGGCCAAGTTGCTTCGTTGGCGACTGGAGCAGGTGGTCTTGCCTCAGGAACTGTTGGTGTTGCCGGATCGGGCGCAAGAGCTGCAGGTCGGTGTGGCGCTGGCGGAGGAACTGCATCGGCAGCTTCGCTATCTGGCAAGTGACCTGGTCGCCGCCACCCTTCCGGATCCGTCGAGCAAGGACACCCGAAATCGGGCGCGATCCATGGTGGACGTGGGTCCCTTGTCGACCACCTTCTTCGCAGCCGCTGAGCGAGATCTGCCTGCGCTCATGGCATTGATTGCCAAGGACGATTCTGACGGGGCCGATGCCCTGTGGCAGGGCGCTCTGCGTGATGCTGCACGGCTGGCATGGGATCGCGTGATCGCCGTTTTAGGCAACTCCGTCGTCGCCTTGCGCGCTGAAGCCCGGATTGGATACCGGCTTTCCGCTTTGCTGCGACAGCAACTGCCCGCCGCGTTTCCTGTTTCGACCCGAACTCAAGGGGCTTGA
- the cas5e gene encoding type I-E CRISPR-associated protein Cas5/CasD yields MGTLLLRLRGPMQSWGTTSRFDERETQLEPSKSGVIGLLCAALGRDRAEPVDDLAALRMGVRVDREGIPMRDYQTATGVLIAASAKADRERTVVSPRFYLSDAAFLVGLEGDDLSLLRHLHEALRRPVWPLALGRKSFVPGCPVFLPDGLLETSLRASLVDYDSAHHPRPTGSMRLLLEHASHGAIRLDQPMAPYAQRRFGPRFVHTEFFTGASHVPDPAAA; encoded by the coding sequence ATGGGCACGCTGCTCTTGCGTTTGCGGGGCCCGATGCAATCCTGGGGGACGACCAGCCGTTTTGACGAGCGTGAGACGCAGTTGGAGCCCTCCAAGTCCGGCGTCATCGGCTTGTTGTGCGCGGCTTTGGGGCGTGACCGCGCGGAACCCGTGGACGATCTCGCCGCCTTGCGAATGGGCGTCCGGGTGGACCGTGAAGGCATTCCCATGCGGGACTATCAGACGGCCACAGGTGTGTTGATCGCTGCCAGCGCCAAGGCGGACCGCGAACGCACGGTGGTCAGCCCGCGGTTTTATCTGAGCGATGCGGCATTCCTCGTCGGCTTGGAGGGCGACGACCTGTCACTGCTGAGGCACCTGCACGAGGCGCTTCGGCGCCCCGTGTGGCCCTTGGCCCTGGGTCGGAAGAGCTTTGTGCCGGGCTGCCCCGTCTTTCTGCCGGACGGCTTGCTGGAAACGTCGCTGCGGGCTTCGCTGGTTGATTACGACTCTGCGCATCATCCGCGCCCGACGGGGTCCATGCGTCTGCTTCTGGAGCACGCGAGCCACGGCGCTATACGCCTGGACCAGCCGATGGCGCCGTATGCGCAACGGCGTTTTGGCCCGCGCTTCGTTCATACCGAATTCTTCACCGGAGCCTCGCATGTACCTGACCCAGCTGCGGCTTGA